A single region of the Streptococcus macedonicus ACA-DC 198 genome encodes:
- the pdxK gene encoding Phosphomethylpyrimidine kinase, protein MTNKYILAISGNDIFSGGGLYADLATYTTNHLHGFLAITCLTALTENGFDVFATDETVFSHQLNSLKDVPFSGIKLGLLPNVKVADLALEFVESHVGIPIVLDPVLVCKEKHDVEVSALRDELLKFFPYVTIITPNLVEAELLTQTSIKTLDDMKAAAKKLHQLGAKNVVVKGGNRLSKEKAVDVFYDGENVTVFETPVLENNNIGAGCTFASSIASQLVLGKSAKAAVEQSKEFVYQAIRHSDQYGVKQNYEEN, encoded by the coding sequence ACAAATAAGTACATTTTAGCCATTTCAGGAAATGATATTTTTAGTGGCGGTGGTCTTTATGCTGATTTGGCGACCTATACAACCAATCACTTGCATGGTTTTCTAGCGATAACTTGCTTAACGGCATTGACAGAAAATGGATTTGATGTTTTTGCGACAGATGAAACAGTTTTTTCTCACCAATTAAATAGTCTCAAAGATGTTCCTTTTTCAGGGATAAAACTTGGCTTGTTGCCAAACGTGAAAGTTGCTGATCTAGCACTTGAATTCGTTGAATCGCACGTTGGAATTCCAATTGTTCTTGACCCAGTTTTGGTTTGTAAAGAAAAGCATGATGTTGAAGTTTCAGCGCTTCGTGATGAACTCTTGAAATTTTTTCCATATGTGACCATTATCACGCCGAATTTGGTAGAAGCTGAGCTATTGACCCAAACCTCAATCAAAACTTTGGATGATATGAAAGCTGCGGCGAAAAAATTGCACCAGTTAGGAGCGAAAAACGTGGTTGTTAAAGGTGGCAACCGATTAAGTAAGGAAAAAGCGGTTGACGTTTTTTACGACGGTGAAAACGTGACTGTTTTTGAGACACCTGTCCTTGAAAATAATAATATCGGTGCTGGTTGTACATTCGCTTCAAGCATTGCAAGCCAATTAGTACTTGGAAAGTCTGCCAAAGCTGCTGTTGAACAATCTAAAGAGTTCGTTTATCAAGCGATTCGTCATTCAGACCAATATGGAGTGAAACAAAATTATGAAGAAAACTAA
- a CDS encoding Substrate-specific component PdxU2 of predicted pyridoxin-related ECF transporter translates to MKKTNTRDLTLMAVLTALSVVLAYIHIPTPTGYLTLLDVGIYFTAYYLGSKSGAIVGGLSGFLIDLLLGYPQYMFHSLIAHGAQGFFAGWNGKKRILGLVLASVSMIGWYFVAALLLGYGLGAAWAGILGNVLQNFFGMFVGYLVYLAYLRFEKH, encoded by the coding sequence ATGAAGAAAACTAATACGCGTGACTTAACCTTAATGGCTGTTTTGACAGCTTTGAGTGTTGTTTTGGCTTACATTCATATTCCAACCCCAACAGGTTATTTGACCTTGTTAGATGTTGGAATTTATTTTACTGCTTATTATTTAGGTTCAAAATCTGGAGCAATTGTCGGTGGCTTATCTGGCTTTCTTATTGACCTTTTGCTGGGCTATCCACAATATATGTTTCATAGTCTGATTGCACATGGAGCACAAGGATTTTTTGCAGGCTGGAATGGGAAAAAACGTATTCTGGGTCTTGTACTAGCTAGTGTTTCAATGATTGGCTGGTATTTTGTAGCCGCCTTGTTGTTGGGGTATGGCTTGGGTGCTGCTTGGGCAGGTATTTTAGGAAATGTTTTACAAAATTTCTTTGGAATGTTTGTTGGTTACCTTGTCTATCTTGCTTATCTGCGTTTTGAAAAACATTAG
- a CDS encoding Potassium efflux system KefA protein / Small-conductance mechanosensitive channel, whose protein sequence is MTIISKYLEQLQIEQIAVDLISKAVSLILLFLFFLIVKRVADFVFKHAVEKSITLSRQTEARQETISKLLHNIMNYTIYFFLLYWLLSILGVPVSSLLAGAGLAGVAIGLGAQGFLTDMVNGFFILLENQFEVGDSVVIGTVEGNISSVGIRTTKIRGFDGTLHFIPNRNITIVSNKSRGDMRVQIDMPIYAHTDLEKISNIIKTINKEQLPSYPEIVGSPTILGPRTNNIAQLVFRVEIFVQNGKQSYIYSNFYRLYQKALLENDIALLTMYANPTLTK, encoded by the coding sequence ATGACTATTATCTCTAAATATCTCGAACAATTACAAATCGAACAAATCGCTGTGGATCTTATTTCTAAGGCGGTTTCATTGATACTTCTTTTTCTATTTTTCTTAATTGTAAAGCGTGTTGCTGATTTTGTTTTTAAACATGCGGTAGAAAAATCGATTACGCTTTCACGCCAAACGGAAGCTCGCCAAGAGACAATCAGCAAACTTTTGCACAACATCATGAACTACACCATCTACTTTTTCCTACTTTATTGGCTGTTGAGTATTCTTGGTGTTCCAGTTTCTAGTTTATTGGCTGGTGCTGGTCTTGCTGGGGTCGCTATTGGGCTTGGTGCACAAGGCTTTTTAACTGACATGGTTAACGGATTCTTTATTCTTCTTGAAAATCAATTTGAAGTCGGTGATTCTGTCGTTATTGGAACAGTTGAAGGAAATATTTCAAGCGTCGGTATTCGTACCACAAAAATTCGCGGTTTCGACGGAACACTTCATTTCATTCCTAATCGTAATATTACTATTGTTTCTAACAAATCACGTGGTGATATGCGTGTTCAGATTGATATGCCAATCTACGCTCACACAGACTTAGAAAAAATCTCAAATATCATTAAGACGATCAACAAAGAACAGCTACCATCTTATCCTGAAATCGTTGGTAGTCCAACCATTTTAGGACCACGTACAAATAACATTGCACAACTTGTTTTCCGTGTTGAGATTTTCGTGCAAAACGGCAAACAAAGTTACATTTATTCTAACTTTTACCGTCTTTACCAAAAAGCGCTTTTGGAAAATGACATTGCATTGTTAACGATGTATGCCAACCCGACACTTACAAAATAG
- the tig gene encoding Cell division trigger factor translates to MSVSFENKATNRGVITFTIGQDKIQPALDQAFNKVKKNLNAPGFRKGHMPRAVFNQKFGEEALYEDALNAILPAAYEAAVAELGLDVVAQPKIDIQSMEKGQEWTLTAEVVTKPEVKLGDYKDLEVSVEATKEVTDAEVDEKIERERNNLAELIIKEDAAELGDTVVIDFVGSVDGVEFDGGKGDNFSLELGSGQFIPGFEDQLVGAKAGETVEVNVTFPENYQAEDLAGKDAKFVTTVHEVKTKEVPALDDELAKDIDEEVETLDELKAKYRKELEAAKEIAYDDAVEGAALELAVANAEIVELPEEMVHDEVHRAMNEFMGNMQRQGISPEMYFQLTGTTEEDLHKQYEADADKRVKTNLVIEAIAKAEGFEASDEEIEKEINDLASEYNMEVEQVRKLLSADMLKHDIVMKKAVDVVTSTAKVK, encoded by the coding sequence ATGTCTGTATCATTTGAAAACAAAGCTACTAACCGTGGCGTGATTACATTCACAATCGGTCAAGATAAAATCCAACCAGCTCTTGATCAAGCTTTCAACAAAGTTAAGAAAAATTTAAACGCACCTGGATTCCGTAAAGGACACATGCCACGTGCCGTATTTAACCAAAAATTTGGTGAAGAAGCACTTTACGAAGATGCTTTGAACGCTATCCTTCCAGCAGCATATGAGGCAGCAGTTGCTGAACTTGGCCTTGATGTTGTTGCTCAACCAAAAATTGACATTCAATCAATGGAAAAAGGTCAAGAATGGACATTGACTGCAGAAGTTGTTACAAAACCAGAAGTAAAACTTGGAGACTATAAAGACCTTGAAGTTTCAGTTGAAGCTACAAAAGAAGTAACTGATGCTGAAGTTGACGAAAAAATTGAACGCGAACGCAACAATCTTGCTGAACTTATCATCAAAGAAGACGCTGCAGAACTTGGCGATACAGTTGTTATTGACTTCGTAGGTTCAGTTGACGGTGTTGAATTTGACGGTGGTAAAGGTGATAACTTCTCACTTGAACTTGGTTCAGGTCAATTCATCCCTGGTTTTGAAGACCAATTAGTAGGTGCTAAAGCTGGTGAAACTGTAGAAGTTAACGTAACATTCCCAGAAAACTATCAAGCAGAAGACCTTGCTGGTAAAGATGCTAAATTTGTAACAACTGTTCACGAAGTTAAAACTAAAGAAGTTCCAGCTCTTGATGACGAATTAGCTAAAGATATCGACGAAGAAGTTGAAACTCTTGACGAATTGAAAGCTAAATACCGTAAAGAACTTGAAGCAGCTAAAGAAATCGCATATGATGATGCTGTTGAAGGTGCTGCACTTGAATTGGCAGTCGCTAACGCTGAAATCGTTGAATTGCCAGAAGAAATGGTACATGACGAAGTGCACCGTGCTATGAACGAATTCATGGGCAACATGCAACGTCAAGGTATCTCTCCAGAAATGTACTTCCAATTGACTGGTACAACTGAAGAAGACCTTCACAAACAATACGAAGCTGACGCTGACAAACGTGTTAAAACTAACCTTGTTATCGAAGCTATCGCTAAAGCTGAAGGATTTGAAGCTTCTGACGAAGAAATCGAAAAAGAAATCAACGACCTTGCTTCAGAATATAACATGGAAGTTGAACAAGTTCGTAAACTTCTTTCAGCTGATATGCTTAAACACGACATCGTTATGAAGAAAGCTGTTGACGTTGTCACAAGCACTGCAAAAGTAAAATAA
- the rpoE gene encoding DNA-directed RNA polymerase delta subunit yields the protein MELEVFAGQEKSELSMIEVARAILEERGRDHEMYFSDLVNEIQNYLEKSDAEIREALPYFYSVLNVDGSFIPLGDNKWGLRSWYAIDEIDEEIITLEEDENGAPKRKPKRVNAFMDGDEDAIDYSDDDPEDEDFTPESSDLEYDEENPDDETSEVESYDSEINEIIPDEDLDEEVDINEEDDEDDDLDEE from the coding sequence TTGGAATTAGAAGTATTTGCTGGACAAGAAAAAAGCGAACTTTCAATGATTGAAGTTGCCCGTGCGATTTTAGAAGAACGTGGACGTGATCATGAAATGTATTTCAGCGATCTTGTAAATGAGATCCAAAACTACCTTGAAAAATCAGATGCAGAAATTCGTGAAGCATTGCCATATTTTTATTCTGTATTGAACGTTGACGGAAGTTTTATTCCACTTGGGGATAACAAATGGGGACTCCGTTCATGGTATGCTATTGATGAAATTGACGAAGAAATCATCACTCTTGAAGAAGATGAAAATGGAGCACCAAAACGTAAACCGAAACGTGTTAATGCCTTCATGGATGGTGATGAAGATGCCATTGATTATTCAGATGATGATCCAGAAGATGAAGATTTCACACCTGAATCATCTGATTTAGAATACGATGAAGAAAATCCAGATGACGAAACATCAGAAGTTGAGTCATACGATTCAGAAATCAACGAAATTATTCCAGATGAAGATTTGGACGAAGAAGTTGACATCAACGAAGAAGACGACGAAGACGATGATTTAGACGAAGAGTAG
- the pyrG gene encoding CTP synthase gives MTKYIFVTGGVVSSIGKGIVAASLGRLLKNRGLKVTIQKFDPYINIDPGTMSPYQHGEVYVTDDGAETDLDLGHYERFIDINLNKYSNVTTGKIYSEVLRKERKGEYLGATVQVIPHITDALKEKIKRAAATTDSDVIITEVGGTVGDIESLPFLEALRQMKADVGADNVMYIHTTLLPYLKAAGEMKTKPTQHSVKELRGLGIQPNMLVIRTEKPAGQNIKNKLAQFCDVAPEAVIESLDVDHIYQIPLNMQAQNMDQIVCDHLKLDVPKADMSEWSAMVDKIMNLKKSTKIALVGKYVELPDAYLSVVEALKHSGYVNDTAIDLKWVNANDLTADNVEKMLSDADGIIVPGGFGQRGTEGKIEAIRYAREKDMPMLGICLGMQLTCVEFARNVLNLEGANSAELDPDTKYPIIDIMRDQIDIEDMGGTLRLGLYPCKLKPGSRAAHAYNNQEVVQRRHRHRYEFNTKFRDQFEEAGFVFSGVSPDNRLMEVVELPEKKFFVAAQYHPELQSRPNRPEELYTAFVTAAIENSK, from the coding sequence ATGACTAAGTATATTTTTGTTACTGGTGGTGTTGTTTCTTCTATCGGTAAGGGAATCGTGGCTGCAAGTCTTGGTCGTCTTTTGAAAAATCGCGGTCTTAAAGTAACTATCCAAAAATTTGACCCTTATATTAACATTGACCCAGGTACAATGAGCCCTTATCAACACGGTGAAGTTTACGTGACAGACGATGGTGCTGAAACTGACCTTGATCTTGGTCACTATGAACGTTTTATTGACATCAACCTTAATAAATATTCTAACGTAACAACTGGTAAAATTTATAGCGAAGTTCTTCGTAAAGAACGTAAAGGTGAATATCTTGGTGCAACTGTCCAAGTTATCCCACACATCACAGACGCTTTGAAAGAAAAAATCAAACGTGCCGCGGCAACAACTGATTCTGATGTTATCATCACAGAAGTTGGTGGTACAGTTGGTGATATTGAAAGTCTTCCATTCCTTGAAGCCCTTCGTCAAATGAAAGCAGATGTTGGTGCTGATAATGTTATGTACATTCACACAACGCTTCTTCCATATCTTAAGGCTGCTGGTGAAATGAAAACTAAACCAACACAACATTCTGTTAAAGAATTGCGTGGTCTTGGGATTCAACCTAATATGTTGGTTATCCGTACAGAAAAACCAGCTGGTCAAAATATTAAAAATAAGTTGGCACAATTCTGTGATGTTGCTCCAGAAGCTGTTATTGAATCGCTTGATGTGGATCACATTTATCAAATTCCACTTAACATGCAAGCTCAAAACATGGACCAAATCGTTTGTGACCACTTGAAATTGGATGTGCCCAAAGCTGATATGTCAGAATGGTCTGCAATGGTTGATAAGATTATGAATCTTAAAAAATCAACTAAGATTGCTCTTGTTGGTAAATATGTCGAATTGCCAGATGCTTACCTTTCAGTTGTTGAAGCTCTTAAACACTCAGGTTATGTTAATGATACGGCTATTGACCTTAAATGGGTTAATGCCAACGATCTTACAGCTGACAATGTTGAAAAAATGCTTAGTGATGCTGATGGTATCATCGTCCCAGGTGGATTTGGTCAACGTGGTACAGAAGGTAAAATTGAAGCAATCCGCTATGCGCGTGAAAAAGACATGCCAATGCTTGGTATCTGTCTTGGTATGCAATTGACTTGTGTGGAATTTGCTCGCAACGTATTGAACTTGGAAGGTGCAAATTCAGCTGAGCTTGATCCAGATACTAAATATCCAATTATTGATATTATGCGTGACCAAATTGACATCGAGGATATGGGTGGAACACTCCGCCTTGGGCTTTACCCATGTAAATTAAAACCAGGTTCACGTGCAGCACACGCTTACAACAACCAAGAAGTTGTTCAACGTCGTCACCGTCACCGTTACGAATTTAACACTAAATTCCGTGATCAATTTGAAGAAGCAGGTTTTGTTTTCTCAGGTGTATCACCAGATAACCGCTTGATGGAAGTTGTTGAATTGCCAGAGAAAAAATTTTTTGTGGCTGCTCAATATCACCCAGAACTTCAAAGTCGTCCAAACCGTCCAGAAGAGCTTTACACAGCCTTTGTGACAGCAGCGATTGAAAACAGCAAATAA
- the yqkD gene encoding Hydrolase of the alpha/beta superfamily, translating into MRKIRIRKRRILLGIIALLFVVSVGASFYFFHVAQIREEKSFINNNGRSKDNPLYAYEQSFNQLTKETLWMTNQGLKQDAWYVPAETATNKTVIVVHGFTNDKEDMKPYAWMFHELGYNVLMPDNMSHGDSEGQIIGYGWNDRLNVIKWAELLVEQNSDSEITLFGVSMGAATVMMASGEESLPDQVVNIIEDCGYSSVWDELKYQAKEMYNLPAFPILYEVSAISKIRAGFSYGQASSVNQLKNNTRPVLFIHGGDDTFVPTSMVYKNYQATQGEKELYIVKGAGHAKCFETDPQSYIEKISTFLKKYEK; encoded by the coding sequence ATGAGAAAAATAAGAATTAGAAAACGTCGTATTTTATTAGGAATTATTGCTCTACTTTTTGTAGTAAGTGTCGGAGCAAGTTTTTATTTTTTCCATGTAGCACAAATTCGTGAAGAAAAATCATTCATTAATAATAATGGTCGTTCAAAAGACAATCCTCTCTACGCCTATGAGCAGAGTTTTAACCAACTGACAAAAGAAACACTTTGGATGACCAACCAAGGTTTAAAACAAGATGCTTGGTATGTTCCTGCAGAAACAGCAACAAATAAAACGGTTATTGTTGTTCATGGCTTTACAAACGATAAGGAAGATATGAAGCCTTATGCTTGGATGTTTCATGAGCTAGGTTACAATGTCCTTATGCCAGATAATATGTCTCATGGTGACAGCGAAGGGCAAATCATTGGATATGGCTGGAACGACCGCTTAAATGTCATAAAATGGGCGGAGCTGCTAGTTGAACAAAATTCAGACAGCGAAATTACCTTGTTTGGTGTTTCTATGGGAGCAGCAACGGTTATGATGGCTTCTGGTGAAGAAAGTTTGCCTGACCAAGTTGTTAATATTATTGAAGATTGTGGTTATAGTAGTGTCTGGGATGAGTTAAAATATCAAGCTAAAGAAATGTATAATCTCCCAGCTTTCCCAATTCTTTATGAAGTATCTGCAATTTCAAAAATTCGTGCAGGCTTTTCTTACGGTCAAGCAAGTAGTGTGAACCAATTAAAAAATAACACCCGTCCAGTTCTTTTCATCCATGGCGGTGATGATACTTTTGTGCCAACAAGTATGGTTTACAAGAATTATCAAGCCACACAAGGCGAGAAAGAATTGTATATCGTTAAAGGTGCGGGACATGCCAAATGCTTTGAAACTGATCCTCAATCATATATTGAAAAAATTTCAACTTTCTTGAAAAAATATGAAAAATAG
- the tnpA gene encoding IS1167, transposase, with protein sequence MEQLYHTTQLIGIKDKNITLNKVLKHKTHIEMIATLDYAPGNCNHCQGKQIKYDFQKPSKIPFLEVAGFPSLIRLKKRRFQCKNCRKVTVSETSLVQKNCQISEPLRQKVAQALVNRQALTHIAQDLAISTSTVHRKLREFTFKEDFSRLPEILSIDEFSYQKGKLAFIAQDFETKKIITILENRTQTTIRNHFFRYSKEARNSVKVVTVDMSGSYIPMIPKLFPKAKIVIDRFHIVQHMSRALNHTRIQLMKQFDKKSLEYRALKYYWKSVLKDSRKLSLNSFRSRTFGETLTPKECLTEIFHLVPELKGYYDLYQLLLFHLQEKNADYFFDLIEEALPHLNQTFKTALRTILHHKQHVINAIELPYSNAKLEATNKLIKDIKRNAFGFRNFDNFKKRIFIALNMQKEKTHFVSSRA encoded by the coding sequence ATGGAACAACTCTATCATACTACACAATTGATTGGAATTAAAGACAAAAATATCACGTTGAACAAAGTTTTGAAACACAAGACACACATTGAGATGATAGCTACACTGGACTACGCTCCTGGAAACTGTAATCACTGTCAGGGAAAACAGATAAAATATGACTTCCAAAAGCCATCGAAAATACCATTTCTTGAGGTGGCTGGCTTCCCCAGTCTTATTAGGCTCAAGAAACGGCGTTTTCAATGCAAGAATTGTCGTAAGGTAACCGTCTCTGAAACCAGCTTGGTACAGAAAAACTGTCAAATCTCTGAACCTCTCAGACAGAAGGTCGCGCAAGCCTTGGTCAATCGTCAAGCCTTAACACACATTGCTCAGGATTTAGCGATTTCAACCTCTACCGTACACCGAAAACTCAGGGAATTCACTTTCAAAGAGGACTTCTCTCGTCTGCCTGAAATCCTCTCCATCGATGAGTTTTCGTATCAAAAAGGAAAGCTTGCCTTCATTGCACAGGATTTTGAGACCAAGAAAATCATCACCATCCTTGAGAATCGGACACAAACAACCATTCGCAATCATTTCTTCAGGTATTCTAAAGAGGCTAGGAACAGCGTGAAAGTCGTTACCGTTGATATGTCTGGCAGCTACATCCCGATGATTCCTAAGCTCTTTCCCAAAGCTAAGATTGTTATTGACCGTTTCCACATTGTTCAACACATGAGCCGTGCTCTTAATCACACACGTATTCAACTTATGAAACAGTTCGACAAGAAATCTTTAGAATATCGTGCCCTCAAATACTACTGGAAATCCGTGCTGAAAGACAGTCGTAAACTCTCTCTAAACAGCTTTCGTTCAAGGACTTTTGGAGAAACGCTCACACCAAAAGAATGTTTGACCGAGATATTCCACCTTGTCCCTGAGTTGAAAGGGTATTATGACCTCTACCAGCTCCTACTGTTCCACCTGCAAGAGAAAAACGCTGACTACTTCTTTGACTTGATTGAAGAAGCCTTACCACATCTCAATCAAACCTTTAAAACAGCTCTGAGAACTATCCTTCACCACAAGCAACACGTCATAAACGCTATTGAGCTTCCTTATTCTAACGCCAAACTGGAGGCAACCAACAAACTCATCAAAGACATCAAGCGTAATGCCTTTGGATTCAGGAACTTTGACAACTTTAAAAAACGTATCTTTATCGCTTTAAACATGCAAAAAGAGAAGACGCATTTCGTCTCCTCTCGTGCTTAG
- the fba gene encoding Fructose-bisphosphate aldolase class II has protein sequence MAIVSAEKFVKAARDNGYAVGGFNTNNLEWTQAILRAAEAKKAPILIQTSMGAAKYMGGYKLCKALIENLVESMGITVPVAIHLDHGHFEDALECIEVGYTSVMFDGSHLPVEENLKLAKEVVEKAHAKGISVEAEVGSIGGEEDGIIGEGELAPIEDAKAMVETGIDFLAAGIGNIHGPYPENWKGLHLDHLQKLTEAVPGFPIVLHGGSGIPDDQIQAAIKLGVAKVNVNTECQLAFAKATRKFVAEYEANEEEYDKKKLFDPRKFLKPGFEAITEAVEERIDVFGSANKA, from the coding sequence ATGGCAATCGTTTCAGCGGAAAAATTTGTCAAAGCAGCCCGTGACAACGGATATGCAGTTGGTGGATTTAACACAAACAACCTTGAATGGACTCAAGCAATTTTACGTGCAGCAGAAGCTAAAAAAGCTCCAATCCTTATCCAAACTTCAATGGGTGCTGCAAAATACATGGGTGGTTACAAACTTTGTAAAGCACTTATCGAAAACCTTGTAGAATCAATGGGTATCACTGTACCAGTTGCTATTCACCTTGACCACGGTCACTTTGAAGATGCATTGGAATGTATCGAAGTTGGTTACACTTCAGTAATGTTCGACGGTTCACACCTTCCAGTTGAAGAAAACCTTAAATTGGCTAAAGAAGTTGTTGAAAAAGCACACGCTAAAGGCATCTCAGTTGAAGCTGAAGTTGGTTCAATTGGTGGTGAAGAAGACGGTATCATCGGTGAAGGTGAATTGGCACCAATCGAAGACGCTAAAGCAATGGTTGAAACTGGTATTGACTTCTTGGCTGCAGGTATCGGTAACATTCACGGTCCTTACCCAGAAAACTGGAAAGGTCTTCACCTTGACCACTTGCAAAAATTGACTGAAGCTGTTCCAGGCTTCCCAATCGTATTGCACGGTGGATCAGGTATCCCTGACGATCAAATTCAAGCAGCTATCAAACTTGGTGTAGCTAAAGTTAACGTTAACACTGAATGTCAACTTGCATTCGCTAAAGCTACTCGTAAATTTGTTGCTGAATACGAAGCAAACGAAGAAGAATACGATAAGAAAAAACTTTTCGACCCACGTAAATTCTTGAAACCAGGTTTCGAAGCTATTACAGAAGCTGTTGAAGAACGTATCGACGTATTTGGTTCAGCAAACAAAGCTTAA
- the cbbX gene encoding AAA+ class-like ATPase, which yields MISESYIIKLEKEAKKLDIIYGTENEFEKLVAEIATDIAGQASLLFLKKIGEEQKKINSPKTSKFLNEARELLFTFLGSKQIENMVDVLKEEANFSLPELLHNLDTLVGLENVKRQVTDLITYNQIQHLRTKKGLAKSNRTLHMAFLGNPGTGKTTVARIVGHMYKAIGLLSKGQFIEASRTDLIAEYQGQTAIKVKRLINRAKGGVLFIDEAYSITENNHTDSYGKESLTELTKALEDYRDDLVVIVAGYTDLMEQFFESNPGLKSRFNSFIFFEDYSIDELVEIFKNICEESDYSVDEAMIEKVRLWLQNKLDEKNGNFANGRVVRNLFDDITMNQAKRLVRDAHEELDKNLLEKLLPEDVPELKG from the coding sequence ATGATTTCAGAGAGCTACATAATTAAGCTAGAGAAGGAAGCGAAAAAACTCGACATTATCTATGGTACGGAAAATGAGTTTGAAAAGCTTGTAGCAGAAATTGCCACAGACATAGCAGGACAAGCGAGCCTTCTGTTTTTAAAAAAAATAGGTGAAGAGCAAAAGAAAATAAATTCTCCAAAAACTTCAAAATTCCTAAATGAAGCGAGAGAACTTTTATTTACCTTTTTAGGTTCAAAACAAATTGAAAACATGGTCGATGTTTTAAAGGAAGAAGCGAATTTTTCTTTGCCGGAACTCTTACATAATTTAGATACCTTAGTTGGTTTGGAAAACGTTAAACGTCAAGTGACGGATTTAATTACATACAATCAAATTCAACACTTACGAACAAAAAAAGGTTTAGCGAAATCCAATAGAACCTTGCACATGGCATTTCTAGGAAATCCCGGTACTGGTAAAACTACAGTGGCTCGAATCGTTGGGCATATGTATAAAGCGATTGGTTTATTGAGTAAGGGACAGTTTATCGAAGCGAGTCGTACTGACTTGATTGCAGAGTATCAGGGACAGACGGCAATCAAAGTTAAGCGACTTATCAATCGTGCAAAAGGTGGAGTTTTGTTTATAGATGAAGCTTACAGTATCACAGAAAATAATCATACAGACAGCTATGGTAAAGAAAGCTTGACAGAACTCACGAAAGCACTTGAGGATTATCGAGATGACTTGGTCGTGATTGTGGCAGGCTATACAGATCTCATGGAGCAATTTTTTGAGTCAAATCCTGGCTTGAAATCAAGGTTTAATAGCTTTATTTTTTTTGAAGATTATTCGATTGATGAGCTAGTGGAGATTTTTAAAAATATTTGTGAGGAAAGTGATTATTCTGTTGATGAAGCGATGATTGAAAAAGTTAGACTATGGCTTCAAAACAAGCTAGATGAAAAAAATGGAAACTTTGCTAACGGTCGAGTGGTGCGTAATTTGTTTGATGATATTACGATGAACCAAGCTAAAAGACTTGTACGAGACGCTCATGAAGAATTAGATAAGAATTTATTGGAAAAATTATTGCCAGAGGATGTACCAGAGTTAAAGGGATAA